In the genome of Acidimicrobiales bacterium, the window TCCGCACCCCCGCTTCCAGGAGCGGCCCGTAGGAGCGCTGGCCGGTCTTGCGGACGACCTCCTTGTCGACGGCCCGCCCGTTCACCAGGATCCGCACGTCCACGCCCCGGTTCGACGCGTCGCACAGCGCCCGGAGGAAGCGCCGGCCGGCGGTGAAGTACGCGGTGGTCATCCACACCCGCTCGCGGGCCGCGGCCAGCGACAGCAGGAACAGCTGGGCGACCGCCGTGTCCCCGCCGAGCGGCGAGCTGCGGGTGACCTGGACCGGGCAGCCGCCCTCGAACGGCTCCAGCTCCGGGAAGCGCCGGCCGGCCCTCAGCTCGCGACTGGCGTCGGTCCAGCTCTCGAGGAACCCTCCCAGGACGTCCCGGACGACGGGCCCCTCGAAGCGGGCGTGGGTCTCCCGCCAGTGCTCGGGATCCTCGGCGTCGCCCGTCCAGACGTCGGCGATGCCCACGCCGCCGGCGAACCCGACCCGGCCGTCGACCACCAGCAGGCGGCGGTGCATGCGGTTGTTGGCGTCGCCGATCGAGTGCCACCGCGGGGGCCGGAAGAACCGCACGTCGACGCCGGCGTCCTCCATCCGGCGCACGGTGTCGCGGTCGAGCCTGGCCGACCCGTAGCCGTCGAGGACGACGCTCACCTCGACGCCCGAGCGGGCCCGTTCGACGAACGCCTCGGTGAAGCGCTCGGTGATCTCGCCCGGCCAGTAGATGTACGAGGAGAAGTCGACAGTGTGCTCGGCCGCCTCGATGGCCTCGAGCATGGAGGGGAACGTCTCGACGCCGTTGCGCAGGATGGTCACCCGGTTCCCCTCCCGGACCGGGGTCATGGTGAGGCTCTCCAGGACGCGGCCGAACT includes:
- a CDS encoding phospholipase D-like domain-containing protein, whose translation is MTGGRRLAAAGAAGLAAAYGWTAARYAREQADGFSARGVPPAGSPEFGRVLESLTMTPVREGNRVTILRNGVETFPSMLEAIEAAEHTVDFSSYIYWPGEITERFTEAFVERARSGVEVSVVLDGYGSARLDRDTVRRMEDAGVDVRFFRPPRWHSIGDANNRMHRRLLVVDGRVGFAGGVGIADVWTGDAEDPEHWRETHARFEGPVVRDVLGGFLESWTDASRELRAGRRFPELEPFEGGCPVQVTRSSPLGGDTAVAQLFLLSLAAARERVWMTTAYFTAGRRFLRALCDASNRGVDVRILVNGRAVDKEVVRKTGQRSYGPLLEAGVRIFEYDRTMLHAKTMVVDESWSTLGSSNFDHRSFALDAELNVAVYDRTVTEVLADHFREDVKEARELDLDGWRSRPLRKRALEAAGELARQSF